One Vigna unguiculata cultivar IT97K-499-35 chromosome 7, ASM411807v1, whole genome shotgun sequence genomic region harbors:
- the LOC114190318 gene encoding mitogen-activated protein kinase kinase kinase NPK1-like: protein MQDFLGSIRRSLVFRPGGDDAPFAGIADKLGSVIRKSRIAFKPPPPPIRWRKGELIGSGAFGHVYMGMNLDSGELIAIKQVLIAPGSAYKENTQANIRELEEEVKLLKNLKHPNIVRYLGTAREENSVNILLEFVPGGSISSLLGKFGSFPESVIRMYTKQLLLGLEYLHNNGIIHRDIKGANILVDNKGCIKLADFGASKKVVELATINGAKSMKGTPHWMSPEVILQTGHTISTDIWSVACTVIEMATGKPPWSQQYPQEVSAIFYIGTTKSHPPIPEHLSAEAEDFLLKCFHKEPDLRPSASELLQHPFITSEYHGSHSILRSSIRDSCNKMATYGMNSRTFLDSVQGSTCTGLKDVCQIDSIKFSTVYHKADSYQRADNNDDDMCLIDEDDFLIGSPVKSESLLASDDTKSCNPSSKPADDHLCNFNETQYLEKNRPYLSFSSEPLGTEDDEEVTECKIRDFLDTKALELKKLQTPLYEEFFSISNAAVAPTSFAKSKVISGVPNVTSKLRSPSQAWRRFSMVGSATVASPGSHTKYRSKHNGAHCQPLQEIQPSELNELKETLHDAELESSSASSNFSERQRKWKEELAEELEWKREMMRRAGTGGKITSPKDR, encoded by the exons ATGCAAGACTTTTTGGGTTCTATTCGCCGCTCCCTGGTTTTCCGACCCGGGGGCGACGATGCTCCCTTTGCCGGAATCGCCGACAAGCTTGGCTCCGTTATTCGAAAATCGCGAATCGCATTcaaacctcctcctcctcccatCCGGTGGCGCAAGGGCGAGTTGATTGGTTCCGGCGCCTTCGGTCACGTCTACATGGGAATGAACCTCGATTCCGGGGAGCTTATTGCCATCAAACAG GTTTTAATAGCGCCTGGTAGCGCTTATAAGGAGAACACACAG GCTAATATTCGGGAGCTCGAAGAAGAAGTTAAGCTTCTCAAGAATCTTAAGCATCCAAATATTGTT aGATACTTGGGAACTGCGAGAGAGGAGAACTCCGTAAATATTCTGCTGGAGTTCGTACCTGGTGGTTCTATCTCATCACTTTTGGGGAAATTTGGATCCTTCCCCGAATCC gttatAAGAATGTATACGAAACAGCTTTTACTGGGCCTTGAATACCTTCACAATAATGGGATTATTCACAGAGATATTAAG GGAGCCAACATTCTAGTTGATAACAAAGGGTGCATTAAACTTGCAGACTTTGGTGCATCCAAGAAAGTTGTTGAACTG GCTACTATTAATGGTGCAAAATCAATGAAGGGCACGCCACATTGGATGTCCCCTGAAGTTATTCTACAAACAGGACATACAAT CTCCACTGATATATGGAGTGTTGCATGCACCGTGATAGAGATGGCCACAGGGAAGCCTCCATGGAGTCAACAGTATCCCCAAGAG GTTTCAGCTATTTTCTATATCGGGACAACTAAATCTCATCCACCCATACCTGAACATCTGTCTGCTGAGGCCGAAGACTTTTTGCTGAAATGTTTCCACAA GGAGCCAGATTTAAGGCCTTCTGCATCAGAGTTGTTACAG CATCCGTTCATCACCTCTGAATATCATGGATCTCATTCAATCTTACGCAGTTCAATCAGG GATTCTTGCAATAAGATGGCAACATATGGAATGAACTCTAGAACCTT CTTGGATTCTGTCCAGGGATCAACTTGCACTGGCTTGAAGGATGTTTGTCAGATAGATAGCATAAAGTTCTCAACTGTGTATCATAAAGCAGATTCCTACCAGAGAGCAGACAACAATGATGATGACATGTGTCTGATAGATGAAGATGATTTTTTGATTGGTTCACCAGTAAAATCTGAATCTCTATTAGCTTCTGATGATACGAAG AGTTGCAATCCTTCGAGCAAACCTGCGGATGATCATCTTTGCAATTTTAATGAAACCCAATATTTAGAGAAAAACAGACCATACTTGTCATTTTCAAGTGAGCCTCTAGGAActgaagatgatgaagaagtTACTGAATGTAAAATTAGAGACTTCCTTGATACTAAG GCCCTTGAACTGAAGAAGCTTCAAACACCTCTTTATGAAGAATTCTTTAGCATATCAAATGCAGCCGTTGCTCCTACTTCCTTTGCAAAGAGTAAAGTTATATCGGGTGTCCCAAATGTAACATCAAAACTCAGATCGCCTAGTCAGGCTTGGAGACGGTTCTCAATGGTTGGCAGTGCTACCGTAGCAAGCCCTGGAAGTCATACCAAATACCGATCGAAGCATAATGGTGCTCACTGTCAACCTTTGCAGGAAATTCAGCCATCTGAGCTTAATGAATTAAAGGAGACTCTTCATGACGCTGAGCTGGAATCATCTAGTGCAAG CTCAAACTTCTCGGAGAGacaaaggaaatggaaagaagaATTGGCTGAAGAGCTAGAGTGGAAACGAG AGATGATGCGTCGGGCCGGAACTGGAGGAAAAATTACATCTCCAAAGGATCGCTGA
- the LOC114192022 gene encoding peroxisomal adenine nucleotide carrier 1-like has translation MQLDLESLSEATSGAIGSLVSTTVLYPLDTCKTKYQAEVQAQHQRKYKRISDVLWEAIATRQVLSLYQGLGTKNVQSFISSFIYFYGYSYFRKLYLKRSGNRSIGTAANLVVATAAGVFTIVITQPLDTASSRMQTSEFGKSKGFWKTLSEGTWSEAYDGLAISILLTTNPSIQYTAYDQLKERILKSKISNRTGTKSSPEALSAFSAFMLGAVSKCAATCLTYPAIRCKVMIQAAESDDDKSTEAERKAQRTISGALYTIWKREGVLGFFKGLQAQILKTVLSSALLLMVKEKIAKSTWILMLMIGRYLSVNSPKLKAI, from the exons ATGCAGCTTGATCTGGAATCACTGTCAGAAGCTACTTCTGGTGCCATTGGGTCACTTGTTAGTACCACCGTCCTGTACCCTCTTGATACTTGCAAGACAAAATATCAAGCTGAAGTTCAAGCTCAGCATCAGCGAAAATACAA GAGAATTTCTGATGTTTTATGGGAAGCAATTGCTACCCGTCAGGTGCTATCACTGTACCAAGGCCTTGGGACAAAAAACGTTCAGTCCTTCATTTCGTCGTTCATTTATTTCTATGGATACAGTTACTTTAGGAAGCTGTATTTGAAAAGAAGTGGAAACAGGTCCATTGGAACAGCAGCAAATTTGGTTGTTGCCACCGCTGCTGGGGTCTTTACAATAGTAATAACACAG CCTTTGGATACAGCATCCTCGCGGATGCAGACAAGTGAATTTGGAAAATCCAAGGGATTCTGGAAGACTCTTTCAGAGGGTACATGGAGTGAGGCATATGACGGACTTGCCATTTCCATTCTTTTAACAACAAATCCATCCATTCAG TATACTGCATACGATCAGCTGAAAGAGAGAATATTAAAGAGCAAAATAAGCAATAGAACAGGTACAAAGTCATCCCCAGAAGCACTCTCTGCATTTTCTGCTTTCATGCTTGGTGCAGTTTCAAAATGTGCAGCAACGTGCTTGACATACCCAGCTATCAG GTGTAAGGTCATGATTCAGGCTGCTGAATCAGATGATGATAAGAGTACAGAAGCTGAGAGGAAGGCACAGAGGACAATCTCTGGAGCACTCTATACTATTTGGAAAAGAGAAGGTGTATTGGGGTTTTTCAAAGGATTGCAGGCGCAGATATTGAAAACTGTTCTTAGCTCTGCATTACTTCTGATGGTAAAGGAGAAGATCGCAAAGTCCACATGGATTCTAATGCTCATGATTGGAAGATACCTGTCTGTGAATTCCCCCAAACTGAAGGCAATTTGA
- the LOC114192023 gene encoding uncharacterized GPI-anchored protein At3g06035-like has product MLESSTSNTKKRRMVLPKFYLCFWLLLSSLVILLMNYPVKCDDDEEDNLYQGINKYRASINLKALTRNDNADCLADKIADQFKKQPCTNTTGANTVPGTEPQFSNYPDLLSKCHLAISNTRGGNIMPVCVPGLVPGLVLTNFTKSLYSDSLNDTKYTGIGIGSEDNWIVVVLTTNTPAGTFSPYTSNGANLISGSGLFYCSIIFLIGYIFLS; this is encoded by the exons ATGTTAGAGTCTTCTACTTCTAACACTAAAAAGAGAAGGATGGTGCTGCCCAAGTTCTATCTGTGTTTCTGGCTTCTCCTTTCTTCCCTTGTGATTCTCTTGATGAACTATCCAGTTAAATGTGACGATG ATGAAGAAGACAATCTTTATCAGGGTATCAACAAGTATCGAGCATCAATAAACTTGAAAGCTCTAACAAGGAATGATAATGCAGATTGCCTTGCTGATAAAATAGCTGATCAATTCAAGAAACAACCCTGCACAAATACCACTGGTGCTAACACCGTACCTGGCACTGAGCCTCAGTTTTCCAACTATCCAGACCTCTTATCAAAGTGTCACTTGGCCATTTCCAACACCAGGGGTGGAAATATAATGCCTGTTTGTGTTCCTGGTCTGGTTCCAGGTCTTGTCCTAACTAATTTCACAAAATCTCTCTACTCAGATAGTCTCAATGACACAAAATATACAGGAATTGGTATTGGTTCAGAAGATAATTGGATTGTTGTTGTCTTGACAACAAACACTCCTGCAGGAACCTTTTCTCCCTATACTTCTAATGGTGCCAATTTGATTTCCGGATCTGGATTGTTTTATTGCTCAATCATCTTCTTAATTGGTTACATCTTCCTGTCATGA
- the LOC114191040 gene encoding polyadenylation and cleavage factor homolog 4-like: MFSQNLILPPENPRPAAASFASKPMSNEIAIAAQKPPPSILVGRFKALLKQRDDELRLVAGVPVPPPTTDEIVQIYDLLLSELTCNLKPIITDLTIIAEQQREHAKGIADTICTRILEVPADQKLPSLYLLDSIVKNFGQEYIKYFSLRLPEVFCEAYRQVQPSLHPAMRHLFGTWSKVFPPSVLRKIEAELQFSVAVNTQSSTLNAVRASESPRPSHGIHVNPKYLRQLDHSTVDSVGAEKLDSSGNANNTNFGILGSKTHQILSGSSRLGISSSPSRSGHDRHLSAPMDEYAADSSANRLIERDSPHPAVDYGVGKAIGRDMELSEWQRKQYGGDGRNRFPTSITYSLSNGHQRQSPRALIDAYGSDKSQETSSTKPLLVERLDRNGIDNKVLPTSWQNTEEEEFDWEDMSPTLTDHSRNNSILASTIGFTRERPVVAANAALSEHDSRKGVWSSGSQLPPVDDSSAVAEDAFASLGFRRAPLGQVPGFQNHVNHSLGSSHHLSNSSQHIFGNRGRARTLTYPPIDNIHNADTNPYRVRPALSRMVSGRVSNVEPRPSVLPATLEIRPSVNLNVTRPPALNPINPLQKHVRSQFESLHTSNPIVNHVNKSSFMPEQSFDSVENKDASILKIHQLPNQLPGLLSSNQQNLRQAPQLQFFPPSQDSSNSQFSHGSSLQGHGSSISTAMSNPLPVMPFHLPLQNVANNPLHLQGGVRPPLPPGRPPAPSQMIPHPNASPFMSSQQPSVGYTNLISSLMSQGVISLANQLPAQDSVGIEFNPDILKLRYESAVNALYGDLPRQCTTCGLRFKCQEEHSSHMDWHVTKNRMSKSRKQKPSRKWFVSDRMWLSGAEALGTESVPGFLPTETIEEKIDDEELAVPAEEDQNTCALCGEPFDEFYSDEMEEWMYRGAVYLYAPTGTTAGMDRSQLGPIIHAKCRSESNMAPSEDLGPDEKGGDEEGTQRKRRRS, encoded by the exons ATGTTCTCCCAAAATCTGATTCTCCCTCCCGAAAACCCTAGACCAGCGGCGGCTTCGTTCGCTTCAAAACCCATGAGCAATGAGATCGCAATCGCTGCGCAGAAACCTCCACCGTCGATTCTCGTTGGCCGCTTCAAGGCACTCCTCAAGCAGCGTGATGACGAACTCAGACTCGTCGCAGGCGTCCCCGTTCCGCCCCCCACAACAGATGAAATCGTCCAGATTTACGACCTCCTTTTGTCGGAACTCACCTGTAATTTGAAGCCTATCATCACCGATCTCACAATCATCGCCGAACAGCAGAGGGAGCACGCCAAAGGCATCGCTGATACAATTTGCACTCGGATTCTCGAG GTGCCAGCAGATCAAAAGCTCCCCTCACTCTATTTGTTGGACAGTATTGTGAAGAATTTTGGGCAAGAATACATTAAATACTTCTCTTTACGTCTGCCAGAA GTTTTTTGTGAGGCATACAGGCAGGTTCAGCCTAGTTTGCATCCTGCTATGCGGCATCTTTTTGGGACCTGGTCAAAAGTTTTTCCCCCTTCTGTCCTACGCAAGATTGAAGCTGAATTGCAATTTTCCGTAGCAGTTAATACCCAATCATCCACCCTGAATGCTGTAAGGGCTTCTGAATCTCCTCGGCCTAGTCATGGCATACATGTTAATCCCAAATACCTGCGCCAGTTGGATCACTCAACCGTGGATAGT GTTGGTGCTGAAAAGTTGGATTCATCAGGAAATGCCAATAATACAAACTTTGGCATTCTAGGTAGTAAGACACACCAAATTTTGTCAGGCAGTAGCAGGCTGGGAATATCCTCTTCCCCTTCAAGAAGTGGACATGATAGGCATTTGTCTGCACCCATGGATGAGTATGCAGCTGACAGTTCTGCTAACAGATTAATTGAGAGAGACTCTCCTCATCCTGCTGTTGATTATGGAGTAGGCAAGGCAATAGGTAGAGATATGGAGTTGAGTGAATGGCAACGAAAGCAGTATGGTGGTGATGGTCGTAATAGGTTTCCAACTTCTATCACATACAGCCTTAGTAATGGACATCAGCGTCAAAGTCCAAGAGCTTTAATCGATGCATATGGCAGTGACAAAAGTCAAGAAACTTCAAGTACTAAGCCTTTGCTAGTTGAACGGCTTGATAGAAATGGTATAGACAACAAGGTATTGCCTACATCATGGCAGAATACCGAAGAGGAGGAGTTTGATTGGGAAGATATGAGTCCAACCTTGACTGATCATAGTAGGAATAACAGTATATTGGCTTCAACTATTGGATTCACCAGGGAAAGGCCTGTTGTTGCAGCTAATGCCGCTTTGTCAGAGCATGATTCCAGGAAGGGGGTTTGGTCTAGTGGATCTCAGCTTCCTCCAGTGGATGATTCTTCTGCTGTAGCAGAAGATGCATTTGCTTCTTTGGGT TTTCGACGAGCACCACTGGGACAGGTACCTGGATTCCAAAATCATGTCAATCATAGTCTCGGTTCTTCTCATCATCTGTCCAACTCGTCACAACATATCTTTGGTAATAGGGGTCGGGCAAGAACTCTTACATATCCTCCTATTGATAACATTCACAATGCCGATACAAATCCATATCGGGTTCGACCTGCATTATCAAGGATGGTTTCTGGCCGTGTCTCTAATGTAGAACCTAGACCATCAGTTTTGCCTGCAACTCTTGAAATAAGGCCTTCTGTAAATTTGAATGTCACTCGACCACCTGCATTAAATCCAATAAATCCATTACAAAAACATGTTAGGAGTCAGTTTGAATCTTTACATACTAGTAACCCTATTGTGAACCATGTAAATAAATCTTCATTTATGCCAGAGCAATCATTTGACAGTGTTGAGAACAAGGATGCAAGTATTTTGAAGATACATCAGTTGCCTAATCAGCTTCCTGGACTACTTTCGTCCAACCAGCAAAATCTCAGGCAAGCACCACAACTGCAGTTTTTCCCACCATCTCAGGATTCGTCAAACTCACAATTTAGTCATGGGAGTTCTTTGCAGGGACATGGTTCTTCTATAAGTACTGCCATGTCGAATCCGTTACCTGTTATGCCATTCCATTTGCCACTCCAAAATGTTGCAAATAACCCTTTACATTTACAGGGTGGAGTCCGTCCACCTTTACCTCCAGGTCGCCCTCCTGCTCCCTCTCAAATGATACCTCATCCAAATGCTAGTCCATTTATGTCAAGCCAACAGCCAAGTGTTGGATATACGAATTTAATTAGTTCCCTAATGTCTCAAGGTGTAATCTCATTGGCCAACCAGCTGCCTGCACAG gaTTCTGTTGGAATTGAGTTCAATCCAGATATTCTGAAGCTTCGTTATGAGTCTGCGGTCAATGCCTTGTATGGTGATCTCCCAAGACAATGCACAACTTGTGGACTCCGATTCAAATGCCAAGAGGAACACAGTAGTCATATGGATTGGCATGTGACAAAGAATCGGATGTCTAAAAGCCGGAAGCAGAAACCCTCTCGGAAGTGGTTTGTGAGTGACAGGATGTGGCTTAGTGGTGCAGAGGCATTGGGAACTGAGTCAGTCCCAGGTTTTTTGCCTACGGAAACCATAGAAGAAAAGATAGATGATGAAGAGTTAGCTGTTCCAGCAGAAGAGGATCAGAATACTTGTGCATTATGTGGAGAGCCTTTCGATGAGTTTTACAGTGATGAAATGGAGGAATGGATGTATAGAGGAGCTGTATACCTCTATGCTCCCACGGGGACAACAGCAGGCATGGACAGGTCACAGTTAGGCCCCATAATTCATGCTAAGTGCAGATCAGAATCTAATATGGCACCATCTGAAGATCTTGGGCCGGATGaaaag GGTGGTGATGAAGAGGGTACCCAAAGGAAGCGAAGGCGTAGTTGA